A region of Chiloscyllium plagiosum isolate BGI_BamShark_2017 chromosome 37, ASM401019v2, whole genome shotgun sequence DNA encodes the following proteins:
- the LOC122541584 gene encoding zinc finger protein 271-like — protein sequence MQEKPFKCDMCDQAFRLSSALVTHQHIHTEKKLFKYDLITQQSAHTRKKSFTCEVCNKSFSRSSDLRTHQRTHTGEKPFTCEVCDKSFSKSGNLHIHQRIHTGEKPYTCNICGQSFSQLWQLHRHQRVHTGEKPFMCEVCHKSFSYSSVLRIHQRIHTGEKPFHCKVCDKSFTCSGALRTHQLTHTGEKPFLCNMCDKSFSWPSELHSHQRTHTGEKPFTCEICDKSFSKSGNLHIHQRIHTAEKPNTCNICDQTFSQFWKLCRHQRIHTGEKPFACKVCDKSFSYSTALHVHQRTHTGEKPFTCEVCDKSFSYSSALHIHQRIHTGEKPFTCKVCDKSFTCSSVLRTHQLTHTGEKPFLCNVCDKSFSRSSTLHAHYQIHTGEKPYMCEICDKSFSQLGNLHRHRRTHTGEKPYKCEECDKAFSDPSTLLLHQRTHTGEKPYTCEVCSKSFSQLATLRRHQRTHTGEKAFTCEVCDKPFSDSSRLLLHQRIHTEEKPYMCEMCDKSFCQLAHLRRHQHTHTGKRRYM from the coding sequence ATGCAagagaaaccattcaagtgtgACATGTGTGACCAAGCTTTCAGACTGTCATCAGCACTTGTGACTCATCAACACATTCACACTGAGAAGAAGTTGTTCAAATATGACCTGATCACTCAACAATCTGCTCACACGAGGAAGAAATCATTCACGTGTGAGGTGTGTAACAAATCATTCTCACGGTCATCAGATCTTCGCACACACCAGCGcactcacacaggggagaaacccttCACGTGTGAAgtatgtgacaaatcattctcaaaaTCCGGAAACCTCCACATACACCAGCgcattcacaccggggagaaaccATACACTTGTAACATTTGTGGCCAATCATTCTCCCAGTTATGGCAACTTCACAGACACCAGCGCGtccacacaggagagaaaccattcatgtGCGAAGTTTGTCACAAATCGTTCTCTTATTCATCAGTGCTGCGCATTCACCAACGCATCCATACAGGTGAGAAACCATTCCACTGCaaggtgtgtgacaaatcattcacATGCTCAGGCGCTCTCCGTACGCATCAACTCACCcatacaggggagaaaccattcctgTGCAACATGTGTGACAAATCGTTCTCATGGCCATCAGAACTTCATTCACACCAGCGcactcacacaggggagaaacccttCACGTGTGAAAtctgtgacaaatcattctcaaaaTCCGGAAACCTCCACATACACCAGCGCATTCACACTGCGGAGAAACCAAACACTTGTAACATTTGTGACCAAACATTCTCCCAGTTTTGGAAACTTTGCAGACACCaacgtattcacacaggagagaaaccattTGCATGCAAAGTGTGTGACAAGTCATTCTCTTATTCAACAGCCCTACACGTTCATCAACGTActcacacaggagagaaaccattcacatgcgaagtgtgtgacaaatcattctcttATTCATCAGCCCTCCACATTCACCAACGCATCCAtacaggagagaaaccattcacgtgCAAGGTCTGTGACAAATCATTCACATGCTCAAGTGTTCTCCGTACACATCAACTcacccacacaggggagaaaccattcctgTGCAACGTGTGTGATAAATCGTTCTCACGATCATCTACGCTCCATGCTCACTACCAGATCCACACTGGGGAAAAGCCATACATGTGTGAGATATGTGATAAATCATTCTCCCAGTTAGGGAATCTCCACAGACACAGACGcactcacacaggggagaaaccgtACAAGTGCGAGGAGTGTGACAAAGCATTCTCTGACCCATCGACCTTGCTGCTCCATCAGAGAACACACACGGGGGAGAAACCCTACACATGTGAAGTGTGCAGCAAATCCTTCTCACAGTTAGCGACCCTCCGCAGGCACCAACGTACACACACGGGGGAGAAAGCGTTCACATGCGAGGTGTGTGACAAACCATTCTCTGACTCATCAAGACTCCTGCTCCATCAGAGAATTCACACAGAGGAGAAACCATACATGTGTGAGATGTGCGACAAATCATTCTGTCAGTTAGCACACCTCCGCAGGCACCAACACACTCATACGGGAAAAAGGCGTTACATGTGA
- the LOC122541624 gene encoding zinc finger protein 271-like, whose product MAEKPFKCKMCNKSFSRSSQFCLHQRSHTGEKPFTCKTCNKSFSQSSNLRAHQRIHTGEKPFTCKVCDKSFSHFSNLRDHQRIHTEEKPFTCDVCDRSFKQLSNLLVHQTIHTGDKPFKCEVCNKAFATSTKLLSHQSNHTGEKPFKCDVCQMSFTQSSDLLRHQRIHRGEKPFKCEVCNRAFTQSSNLRTHQRIHTGEKPFKCEVCNKSFSCSYDFRVHQRIHTREKLFTCAVCEKSFLRSSTLREHQRLHTGEKPFTCEVCNKDFAQQSGLLNHRRIHTGKKPFKRKVCD is encoded by the coding sequence ATGGCAGAGAAACCCTTCAAGTGTAAAATGTGCAACAAGTCATTCTCACGCTCATCCCAATTTTGCCTGCACCAACGCagtcacacaggggagaaaccattcacgtgcAAAACGTGcaacaaatcattctcacagtCATCGAACCTCCGTGCACACCAACGcatccacacaggggagaaaccattcacgtgcAAGGTGTGTGACAAGTCGTTCTCACATTTTTCAAACCTCCGTGACCATCAGCGCATTCATACAgaggagaaaccattcacatgtgacGTGTGTGATCGATCCTTCAAACAGTTATCGAACCTCCTGGTCCATCAGACAATCCACACAGGGGATAAACCCTTCAAGTGTGAGGTGTGTAATAAAGCTTTTGCAACGTCCACAAAGCTCCTGTCACATCAGAGTAATCACacgggggagaaaccattcaagtgcGATGTTTGTCAAATGTCATTCACCCAATCCTCCGATCTCCTGAGACATCAGAGGATTCACAGAGGAGAGAAACCCTTCAAATGTGAGGTGTGCAACCGAGCCTTCACACAGTCATCAAACCTCCGCACACATCAGCGTATTCACACGGGGGAGAAACCGTTCAAGTGTGAGGTGTGCAACAAATCATTCTCATGCTCATATGACTTTCGTGTTCACCAACGAATTCACACCCGGGAGAAGTTATTCACCTGTGCGGTGTGTGAGAAGTCATTCTTGCGGTCATCAACCCTTCGTGAACACCAACGccttcacactggggagaaaccattcacatgtgaggTGTGTAATAAGGACTTTGCACAGCAGTCAGGCTTGTTAAATCATCGGCgtattcacactgggaaaaaacCTTTCAAACGTAAAGTATGTGATTGA